From the genome of Colletotrichum destructivum chromosome 10, complete sequence, one region includes:
- a CDS encoding Putative ribonuclease T2, translated as MAPSLRALLARITTILPTSQTPFTSPSSHDITAADANANFNGIAVTPYEPLSGAPSCPIDGPLSCHNATGPVNDACCFVAPSGRLLLTQFWDDTVHAGGAEEDWTVHGLWPDLCDGSYKAYCGMTPHFNNITDILQHYGQGDLLASMERYWVAAYGTNNHLWAHEYNKHASCINTLSASCYADAYAPGVEVVDYFTRAFSLFRQLDTFTALERAGIAPSHSRRYPLADVRRTLEELSGGRVVLRCQGRGRDVLHEAWYSYFLQGSLQTGQFVPAGGLGDHGDANNCAPEVRYPPKKCKGNCPGSEDL; from the exons ATGGCGCCCTCCCTCCGCGCTCTCCTGGCCCGTATCACGACCATCCTCCCGACATCCCAGACGCCCTtcacctccccctcctcccacgacatcacggccgccgacgccaacgccaacttCAACGGCATCGCAGTCACCCCCTACGAGCCCCTCTCTGGCGCTCCCTCGTGCCCGATCGACGGCCCGCTGAGCTGCCACAACGCTACGGGCCCCGTCAACGACGCCTGCTGCTTCGTCGCCCCCTCCGGCCGCCTGCTCCTTACCCAGTTCTGGGACGATACCGTGCACGCAGGCGGCGCTGAAGAGGACTGGACCGTCCACGGGTTATG GCCCGACCTCTGTGATGGGAGCTACAAGGCGTACTGCGGCATGACGCCGCacttcaacaacatcaccgacaTCCTCCAGCACTACGGCCAGGGTGACCTCCTGGCCTCCATGGAGAGGTACTGGGTCGCTGCATA CGGCACCAACAACCATCTCTGGGCCCACGAGTACAACAAGCACGCAAGCTGCATAAACACGCTCTCGGCGTCCTGCTACGCCGACGCCTACGCgccgggcgtcgaggtcgtcgactACTTCACCCGCgccttctccctctttcgCCAGCTCGACACCTtcaccgccctcgagcgCGCGGGCATCGCGCCCTCGCACTCGCGGCGCTACCCGCTCGCCGACGTCCGCAGGACGCTCGAGGAGCTgagcggcggccgcgtcgtgCTGCGCTGCCagggccgcggccgcgacgtGCTCCACGAGGCGTGGTACAGCTACTTCCTCCAGGGCAGCCTGCAGACGGGCCAGTTCgtcccggccggcggcctcggcgaccacGGGGACGCGAACAACTGCGCTCCCGAGGTCAGGTATCCGCCCAAGAAGTGCAAGGGCAACTGCCCCGGCTCGGAGGACCTGTGA